A window of the Oryza brachyantha chromosome 5, ObraRS2, whole genome shotgun sequence genome harbors these coding sequences:
- the LOC102700342 gene encoding LOW QUALITY PROTEIN: CBL-interacting protein kinase 22-like (The sequence of the model RefSeq protein was modified relative to this genomic sequence to represent the inferred CDS: inserted 3 bases in 2 codons), translating into MPPDGDTPDAADAATHCSTKVLQGRYALGRVLGRGASSKVYRARDARTGAHVAVKAIRKPHHGHPCCCSPEAAXVEREVAALRRLRGHPHVVLLLDILATRSTVYLVLELARGGSVLSALDGGGGRGPGPGRYYDEPAARRLFAQLASAVAHAHSLGVXDVKPENLLLDGRGDLKLTDFGLSAFADRRHHHLGADAFADQHHLAATRCGSPAYVAPEILLSTRYDAGKADVWSCGVVLFVLTAGYLPFNDGNLMAMYRKICSANFRCPKWTSPELRSLIGRMLDPEPDTRIKLGEIFDHPWLQLQQDRNPPFGLIQAAAPNHETLKWEAELEQAMELNAFDIIGFASGCDLSGLIGPLPDRARFVVPVADGSSVLDVIERLGREEGLAVSRKDGEWCGGVHLEAKNGKFTAFVRVNLLPKDMLIVEAERVNGSEIPKFWQELQFGHVFLKC; encoded by the exons ATGCCACCGGACGGCGACAcgccggacgccgccgacgccgcaaCCCACTGCTCCACCAAGGTGCTGCAGGGACGGTACGCGCTCGGCCGCGTCCTAGGCCGGGGCGCCTCCTCCAAGGTGTACCGCGCGCGGGACGCCCGCACGGGCGCCCACGTCGCCGTCAAGGCCATCCGCAAGCCGCACCACGGCCACccgtgctgctgctcgccCGAGGCGGC CGTGGAGCGGGAGGTGGCCGCGCTCCGCCGCCTGCGGGGCCACCCGCACGTTGTGCTCCTGCTCGACATCCTGGCCACCCGCTCCACCGTCTACCTCGTCCTCGAGCTCGCCCGGGGCGGCAGCGTCCTGTCCGCgctcgatggcggcggcggccggggcccGGGCCCGGGCCGCTACTACGACgagcccgccgcgcgccgcctctTCGCGCAGCTCGCCTCCGCGGTCGCGCACGCGCACTCCCTCGGCG TCGACGTCAAGCCGGAGAACCTCCTcctcgacggccgcggcgacctCAAGCTCACGGACTTCGGCCTCAGCGCCTTCGCCgaccggcgccaccaccacctcggcgcggacgccttcgccgaccagcaccacctcgccgccacgcGCTGCGGCTCCCCGGCCTACGTGGCGCCGGAGATCCTCCTCAGCACGCGGTACGACGCCGGCAAGGCGGACGTGTGGTCCTGCGGCGTCGTCCTCTTCGTGCTCACCGCCGGCTACCTGCCGTTCAACGACGGCAACCTCATGGCCATGTACCGCAAGATCTGCTCAGCCAACTTCCGGTGCCCCAAATGGACCTCGCCGGAGCTCCGCTCCCTCATCGGCCGGATGCTCGACCCGGAACCCGACACCCGCATCAAGCTCGGGGAAATCTTCGACCACCCTTGGCTCCAGCTCCAGCAAGATCGCAATCCACCATTTGGTCTCATCCAAGCTGCTGCTCCCAACCATGAAACACTGAAATGGGAGGCGGAATTGGAGCAAGCAATGGAGCTAAACGCCTTCGACATAATCGGGTTTGCGTCCGGATGCGATCTAAGCGGGTTGATCGGGCCATTGCCGGATCGAGCTCGATTCGTGGTGCCAGTTGCAGATGGCAGCTCAGTTTTGGACGTGATCGAGAGGCTAGGGCGAGAGGAGGGGCTTGCAGTGAGCAGAAAAGATGGGGAATGGTGTGGAGGAGTTCATCTCGAGGCCAAAAACGGGAAATTCACTGCATTTGTGAGAGTTAATCTATTGCCCAAAGATATGCTAATTGTAGAGGCAGAAAGGGTTAATGGAAGTGAAATTCCGAAATTTTGGCAAGAACTTCAGTTTGGTCATGTATTCTTGAAATGTTGA